The following is a genomic window from Saprospiraceae bacterium.
GCATCGGTGACCAGCCCATTCGTGAAAACCATTTTAATACCTTTGTATATCCTTGTGACTGCAAGCTACGAGACTATCAATTTTGTTAATGTTGATAATGATAATGCCTATTGGATGAAATAGTTTATTTTACTACATTGAATTAGATAGATGAAGCATGCAAAGTTACAGTTTTGAAAGCGCATCTGTGATCTGATACTCAAACACTTCATCAAAACGCTCAAAGTATGGTTCTCCCATTTTTTTTACAGGTTGAACCAAACCATCGCTTTTTCCAAATTGGTTTTAGCCCTTTTTATGTCCTTCATTTCCGTATATATCAAGCCTGACTGGTAAAGCGCTTCTGTAAAGTTAGGATCAAAACGCAAGACCAATCCATAATTTTTGAGTGCTTCCGGATAATTTTTGAGTTCTTGATTACACCTGCCTTTGTAAAAGTATATTAAAAAACTACTTTCAGGTGAAAATCCAAGTTTTGCTTCCTCAATGAGCACTGTATCAAATGTGTTTATCGCTTCATTGTATTTTTTTAGCTTGTATTGGGCAAGTCCTTTTAATAGTCCGCAGGGTTCGCCCCAACAAACGTTATAGGTACGTTTGCTCATTTTTGTGATCTGATCCACATCGGCAATGGTTCCTTCATAGTCCCTGTAAAAATAAATATATGACCATGCTCTGTACTTGAGCAAATCATAAGACCCTTTTTTGACGTCCATTTCCACTGCTTCATTGAGTATTTTCATAGCTTTGATATGGTCACCTCTTTTTTTGTAAGAATAAGACAGCTGGGCACGGATATCAGTATTTTGCGGGGACAATATTATCGCAGAGTCTTTATACAATCGATGTTTGTCTATGGGTTGACTCATATAATTAGACATATCATCAAACACCTTTGATAATGAGTCTCTTTGCTCTTTGGTGTAATATGCATAATACTCCGGCTTTGGCTCAGGTCTTTCACATCCTGCAAGCACCAACAACACAAATGAAAATTTGACTATATTCTTTATGGACATAGGTCTGTGATTTTCCCGTTTTCGATTTTAAACATTAAAAAAGCGTGTCCGTCTTTGTAAGGATATGTTGTATCGTCGGATTCAGATTGAGGCCATTCACGGAGAAGCATCACCTGATCCAATATATGTTTCACGATGGCTGGACCAAAAGATTTTTTCTGGTATTTCCTATCCATCATCTGTATCCCAGGTCTGCCGGGTTCGTGTCTGCAGTTGACATTGAAGTGGATAACAATATACCCATCACCTTGATCCTGAGGAGCATCTTTTCCGATTTTGTTGATCAGATATTCATTTCCATGTTTGTAGGTCATATCTGGATTGCTTTGATAGTATTCGCCTACATGTCCATCGTAGCAGTTGGAATATTGTGATGCATTGTCTTCAGGGTATGCTGTGGACTTACAATGGATGATTATCTCTTCATCACTGATGAAATATCTCATGGTCAGTTTGTTTTTACTCGCATCGAGTACTTGATACAATGGTTGTGGATTTTCTGCATTTTCATTGCATGACATAAATACTCTCTGTCCTATATTAAAAAAATGACATTTTTGCCTTTGATATTCAGAGTAAAGCTTTTCTTTTTGATAGTAGTAGTCGATTCTTGTAGTCACACTATCCTTTGAAAATGTCAGGTACTTTATCGCCTGCAAATCATCATTTGGATTTTCGGATATAGGCGTGAAGGAGTATGTTTGGTTGATGGTGCTTTTCCTTATATCTTCAGATGACAAAGATCCAGTCATCAAAGTCGGTATAAATTTCGCCCTATACTTCCAGTTTTTGTTACCTTCATAAAGTGGAAACAGCAACGTATCATTCAGTTGGAAGACATTGACCCTTGATGAATCTGCATACACGACCTCAAATGGATGATGAACCATGTGCAACGTGTCTCCAGAGGCAATTTCTTTTGAGTGTTTGCAAGAGTCTATCTCCTTACCATTAAAATCATGTAGTACGTATTTCGAGTTTCGTTTTTGTAAGAAATAGGGGTAAGGTATGGTAAGGTCAGCCACTCTATAAGTACCCATCCAAAGATTGTCATCATGTCGGGTAAGGTGGACCCCGTCGCACGAACCTAATATATCAATTACAAATATAAGGATAGTAAATCTGACATGCATCATATGATTGTAATCTAAACATGAATTGACCACAATGATAGTTCAACTTCATCAAAGCATATCTGTTAAAATACTATCTTAACAGTATCTTAACCCAGAATGGTCATATTTCATTTTCTCATCACAGACACTCTGTAAATCAGGTCATTGCGGACTTCATAGATCAATACAAGCTCGACAGGTTCCTTGGATCCCCGTCTTCCGGTGATGTATTCATGGTCGATGACTTTATTGTCAAAAACAATACGTTGGACGATCGTTGAGTGAAGTTCGGGAGACAAGTCAAACAACTCCTGATACATTTTTCTACATACAGCGAGACCGGATAGAGTCAGCTGACCATCTGCAAAATTGACAAAAACAATGTCCTCTGAGAATAAAGACATAAAACCATCGATATTTCTGGCATTGTAGTAATCCAGATTTTTTTGAACTACCTGTTCCGGAGATAGAGCTTGAGAAAACATCATATTGAAATGCAATATTAAAAACACAGAAAGTAAAGACCTTGTCATCAAATGTGTCATTCGGATGATCTCAACCCTTGTAAATAATCCCTAACTCCTGCATAAGAAACCGTCTTATCTTCAAAATGAGTTATCACTTTAACACATTCATCTTCAGATGCATTGAGGTGATTCAGTATATTCATGAGATGCATTTTCATGTGCCCCTGCTGAATGCCTGTGGTAACCAATGATCTTACTGCCCCAAAATTTTGTGCCAGTCCTACAGATGCAACAATTCGCATCAGTTTCTCGGCAGATGGATTGCCCAGTATCTCCAATGATTTTTTTGCCAATGGATGCAGTGATGTCAGGCCACCTACGGTACCTATGGCAAGAGGTACATCCAGCCAAAATCGAAAAATACCATCATTGATTTCACAATAACTCAGACTTTTGTACTGACCACCTCTCGCTGCATAAGTGTGTCCTGCTGCCTCACATGCTCTGAAGTCATTTCCGGTAGCCAGGATGACAGCATCTATACCATTAAATATACCTTTGTTGTGGGTTGTAGCTCTGTAAGGATCTAGGTGGGCGATTTTGACTGCAGTCCTGAATTTATCTGCCAGTTGTTCGGCCAGCATGCCATTGGCAAATGTACCTAAATCCTGAACAGGACAGGAAACTTCAGCCCTTACGACACACTCCGGAGTATAGTTGGATAGAATAGACATGATGATATCTATATCTCTATTTTCATCAGGAATATCCGGACTGTCTACAAAAAATCGCTCGAGAGAATCTGCAAACTTTTCAAGAACAGAATTGATAAAATTGGCACCCATCGAATCACAAGTCTCAAAATGCACCCTGATCTGGTACAACCCATGCTCTTCCTCTGTAAAATCTATCAACTCAGTGCGCGTAATCCCTCCACCACGTTTTTGCATATTTTCGATGATGGGTGCGGCATTTCCCAGCAAGAAGGATTCAATCTTATTATAGATATTTTTGATTACTGACCCATCACCATGCCATTTGAAGTGCACCTGACCCACTTTAGTCGTACCCAGGATAGTGGTTTTGAATCCACCACGATCCATCCAGTATTTTGCTGCAGCTGAAGCGGCTGCGATCACAGAGCTTTCTTCGATGACCATAGGCACACAATACACTTCGCCATCTATTAAAAAATTGGGTGCCAGTCCGTAAGGCATTACAAAATTGCAGACGGTATTTTCACTAAAACCATCTATGATTTTCTGCAATGCTTCATCTTCAAGGCTGAACAATGCAAATATATCTTTGGCTCCATCTTCATCACTCAGATAATGTTGTATCAGCCAATCCAATTTTTCATCCTTGGATAGTTTGGAAAATCCTGTTATTGTGTTATTGTTTTTTTCTGTAATCATCTTACTTTCAGCATAGATTTTGCTAACTTAAATCCCTCAATCTGCATATGGACGTACTCTGATAAAGCTTCATAATTACCCTGTGCGTGTTTCAAAAATCCTGAAGCTTGTCCATAAATTGACGGCAATTGGAGTTTGTTTGTCAAATAGTATCCATCCAGAAAATCTGATATTCCACCGGAAATGATTACTTCTTTACATTTTAGGTGAGCAAATTGATCTTTCACTATCTGATTTACATATTCTGTCATTTGCAATGCAGAATGTCCGATATTCGCCAAACCCGAATAGTGTCCTGACATTTTTTCAGACGATCTCAATATCTCCAGCATTGCAAAATTGGTACCGCCGGCAGCACCAAAATCGATAGCTGCCAAAGGCAAATCAAGTAATAATCTGAGACTCTCAGGGCCCATACCTTGACCTACTTCTTTGACCACAATAGGACAATCAAGCATGTCTATCAATTTCAATATAGTTTCTATCGGCTGTTTTTTATATCTGTCACCTTCGGGTTGAAGCCACTCCTGCATAGGGTTGACATGAACTATAAGCCCGTCGGTTTCAAGCTTTTTTAACAACTCGGTGACTTTATACACTTGCTTTTCCTGTATTAATACTTCAAGCTGAGCGATGCCCAGATTGGCATAAAGTGGCTGATCCCCGATATATTTCCTTACAGCAAAGTCTTTAATATGCTCATTTTCGTATAATAATTGACGACAGGAGCCAAGTCCCATACCCAGTCCGAATTCTCCGCAAGCTTTGGCAAGATTTTTATTTATGATACCAGCGATGGCAGTACCTCCGGTCATACTGGAGACCCAAATGGGTGCATTAAATTTTTTACCGAGAAAAGTTAATGAAATGTCTGTGTTTTCATCAGGGTGTGGCCCCAATAATGGTTCATAGTAAAA
Proteins encoded in this region:
- a CDS encoding nuclear transport factor 2 family protein; translation: MMFSQALSPEQVVQKNLDYYNARNIDGFMSLFSEDIVFVNFADGQLTLSGLAVCRKMYQELFDLSPELHSTIVQRIVFDNKVIDHEYITGRRGSKEPVELVLIYEVRNDLIYRVSVMRK
- a CDS encoding hydroxymethylglutaryl-CoA reductase, degradative, with the protein product MITEKNNNTITGFSKLSKDEKLDWLIQHYLSDEDGAKDIFALFSLEDEALQKIIDGFSENTVCNFVMPYGLAPNFLIDGEVYCVPMVIEESSVIAAASAAAKYWMDRGGFKTTILGTTKVGQVHFKWHGDGSVIKNIYNKIESFLLGNAAPIIENMQKRGGGITRTELIDFTEEEHGLYQIRVHFETCDSMGANFINSVLEKFADSLERFFVDSPDIPDENRDIDIIMSILSNYTPECVVRAEVSCPVQDLGTFANGMLAEQLADKFRTAVKIAHLDPYRATTHNKGIFNGIDAVILATGNDFRACEAAGHTYAARGGQYKSLSYCEINDGIFRFWLDVPLAIGTVGGLTSLHPLAKKSLEILGNPSAEKLMRIVASVGLAQNFGAVRSLVTTGIQQGHMKMHLMNILNHLNASEDECVKVITHFEDKTVSYAGVRDYLQGLRSSE
- a CDS encoding type 2 isopentenyl-diphosphate Delta-isomerase, with product MAENTDTGAKERKRDHIELAFRSRVNSSDIDSRFYYEPLLGPHPDENTDISLTFLGKKFNAPIWVSSMTGGTAIAGIINKNLAKACGEFGLGMGLGSCRQLLYENEHIKDFAVRKYIGDQPLYANLGIAQLEVLIQEKQVYKVTELLKKLETDGLIVHVNPMQEWLQPEGDRYKKQPIETILKLIDMLDCPIVVKEVGQGMGPESLRLLLDLPLAAIDFGAAGGTNFAMLEILRSSEKMSGHYSGLANIGHSALQMTEYVNQIVKDQFAHLKCKEVIISGGISDFLDGYYLTNKLQLPSIYGQASGFLKHAQGNYEALSEYVHMQIEGFKLAKSMLKVR